A region of the Vigna unguiculata cultivar IT97K-499-35 chromosome 9, ASM411807v1, whole genome shotgun sequence genome:
ATCGTTTTATAATTCTGTTTCCTCCATCACCACTCTCCGTCGTGTCGGTGTTGCAGGAAAGCATTCAACACGGCGCTCTCCGACGAGCACCAAGAGGTGAAGGAGAACATCGGGGAGATTGAAGATGTGTACAGAAATGAGTGGGAAATGTTAGCGACGGAAAGAGTTGAGGTTCAGGGCGGACGCAGGAGGAGGAGGGGTGGGAAAAGgaggagaaagaagagagaagaagaaaaaatggtaTCGTTTTTTAAGAGGTTGGTGAAGCGTGTGGTTAAGCAGCAGGAGGTTCTGCAGAGCAAATTGGTGGCCACGATTGAGCGAATGGAGAAAGAAAGAGCGGAATGGGAAGAGCGTTGGAGGCGTCGAGAAGCAGAAATTCACGGTAGAGAAGCGCTTATGAAAGCGCGAGAGCGAGATCTGGCTTCTGAGAGAGACTCTTGCATTGTCTCCAGCTTAGAGAAAATAACCGGTCAAAGGTTTGTTTCTGGGAAAGCTCACGACCAATTATCTACCATACATGAAAATTAACATCTACCGTGTTTGTTTCGTTtcaatttctcatttttcttttcttttttgatttGTGGAATTTAATAGATACAAATTTGACGTTAATATTTTGAAACGTGGATAAAAACGCGTT
Encoded here:
- the LOC114164441 gene encoding uncharacterized protein LOC114164441 — its product is MHPESPDQMANTYHQLTLHTASSSTLSPNHTIHQFHHLQQCDYPHFHHNQHSLQFFQQQPQHLAELNSSLHPQEQSTTAASFWKAFNTALSDEHQEVKENIGEIEDVYRNEWEMLATERVEVQGGRRRRRGGKRRRKKREEEKMVSFFKRLVKRVVKQQEVLQSKLVATIERMEKERAEWEERWRRREAEIHGREALMKARERDLASERDSCIVSSLEKITGQRFVSGKAHDQLSTIHEN